Genomic window (Roseivirga sp. 4D4):
GGAGGCACCTACGCACGATTTAGTCACCGAGGTGGCAAACGTAATGTACAAATGACCTTCGAATACATCTACAGTACCTGGCTACCCAATTCTATCTATGAAATCGATAATCGAGAACATTTTGAACATTATCCTAAAGACTACCAGGGGCCTGAAAATCCTGAGTCAGAATTATTTATCTTTCTTCCTATCAAACTGAAGAACCAGGTTGAATGAAAGAATTAATTGAAGACGAAGAGTTCAAGGGAATAGACTTTTCAGCAAAGAAATTTCAGCATGCTGATTACGAATACTGCAATTTCATCGGGTGTAGCTTTTCGGGCGTTGATCTCTCTAACCTTAGTTTCCTAGAGTGCAGCTTCAAAGACTGTGACCTCACCTCAGCAAAAATACTTTCCACCAGCTTTAAGACCGTAAGCTTTAACAGCTGTAAGTTGTTGGGGCTTCATTTCGATCATTGCAACCCATTCTTACTAGAAATGTGCTTTGAGCATTGTCAACTTGACCTCTCCTCTTTTTATCAGCTTTCGCTCAAAAGGACTTTATTCCAAAGTTGTAGCCTCAAAGAGGTAGACTTTGTAGAATCAGACTTAACTGAAGCTCAATTCAATGACTGCGACCTGTTAGGAGCAATTTTTGAAAACACTAACCTTACCAAAGCAGATTTCCGTACCGCCTCAGATTACAACCTGGATCCAACTTTGAATAAGGTGAGTAAAGCCATGTTCTCCATATCCGGTTTACCTGGATTGCTCAATAAATACGATATCCATATTGAATAATTGAATTTTTCTTTCGGCTATTGAGTTTTATCATCACAAGTTTGATAAGACTCTATCATGGCAAAGAACTTTACCAATTTCGCATTTACGGATAGTGTAAAAGCAGAACAAGAGGCCCGAGGATCCAGGGCATCCTATGCTCGAATGGAAGAAAAGGATCAGTACAAGCTTTCTTTCAGAGAAACGACCTTCATAGACCAACAGCACGGATTCTATATGTCAACAGTGGGAGAAAAAGGATGGCCATATGTCCAATTTAGAGGCGGACCGACAGGCTTTCTAAAGGTAATTGATGCACAAGCCCTGGCTTATGCTGACTTTGGTGGAAATATGCAGTATATCAGTACAGGAAACTTGAAAACTTCCAAGAAAGCCATGTTATTCCTGATGGATTACTCTACCAGAACACGACTCAAAATCTGGGCAGAGACTGAGATTCTTGAACCGAAAGACAATCCTGATCTTTTGGAGATGCTAACCGATCCAGGCTACAAGGCCAAGGTAGAACGGATCATTGTCTTCCATATCAAAGGCTTTGACTGGAATTGCCCCCAGCACATTACGCCCAAGTTTACTATTGATCAGATGAAAGACTTGGTGAAACAACACCCAGATCTACTGGAAGAGCTAAATAAAGCTGCAGAGGCATGATCATATTAAAGTATCCCGAGGGTTCTAAAGAGTTAAGTAATTGGAAGTCGAGGCTTGCAAGAATGACCGTGCCTCACCTGCTAGTTGAAGAGTCAAATAGGCAACCATCCATCAAAGAAGGCAATAAGGCAGAAATTGTTGGAGCAGCCGCTATCGACTTATTCCTAAATCAATATGAAAGGGATTTGAAGTCATGGAATCAGGATCGATGCGATATGTGGTTCTTTGACGAGAAAGACTAGTTTTCAATTTCACTTCTACATCTTCCAGTACAATTCTAGAGAGTTCTTTCCACTTATCTGTCTTCTAAATCTGGTCATTTCTCTCTTATGCATTCGTGGCATAAACACCAGCCGAATAAGCAAAAAAGCCAGACCTATTTCTAAGCCTGACTTTCTTAATTCTAGCTTCTAGCTTCTAGCTTCTAGCTTCTAGCTTCTAGCT
Coding sequences:
- a CDS encoding pentapeptide repeat-containing protein, which gives rise to MKELIEDEEFKGIDFSAKKFQHADYEYCNFIGCSFSGVDLSNLSFLECSFKDCDLTSAKILSTSFKTVSFNSCKLLGLHFDHCNPFLLEMCFEHCQLDLSSFYQLSLKRTLFQSCSLKEVDFVESDLTEAQFNDCDLLGAIFENTNLTKADFRTASDYNLDPTLNKVSKAMFSISGLPGLLNKYDIHIE
- a CDS encoding pyridoxamine 5'-phosphate oxidase family protein, encoding MAKNFTNFAFTDSVKAEQEARGSRASYARMEEKDQYKLSFRETTFIDQQHGFYMSTVGEKGWPYVQFRGGPTGFLKVIDAQALAYADFGGNMQYISTGNLKTSKKAMLFLMDYSTRTRLKIWAETEILEPKDNPDLLEMLTDPGYKAKVERIIVFHIKGFDWNCPQHITPKFTIDQMKDLVKQHPDLLEELNKAAEA